A window from Betta splendens chromosome 1, fBetSpl5.4, whole genome shotgun sequence encodes these proteins:
- the elfn1b gene encoding LOW QUALITY PROTEIN: protein ELFN1 (The sequence of the model RefSeq protein was modified relative to this genomic sequence to represent the inferred CDS: inserted 3 bases in 2 codons), whose protein sequence is MASVSGHLSPVDIATTSQMAQRTGQGRQRHNVTGGSSSVVLSTASSFIRWLALLSVMRLPVVTADCWLIEGEKGFVWLAICSMNQPPYEAIPAHINSTIVDLRLNENKIRSVHYSSLSRFGNLTYLNLTKNDISYVEDGAFSAQFNLQVLQMGFNKLRNLTEGMLRGLGKLQYLYLQANLIETVAPNTFWECPNIENIDLSMNRIQVLDGNLFSGLSKLTTCELYTNPFNCSCELLGFLRWLSAFPNRTSERMACDSPEGFSGFNLLSQNPRTPTQRTALHVLGIVCTDDGSSTPPFFGPGTSDCTTVPPDPASPCGLEDCASGTTPEEDVSWSTIFFETKPIMTLKQVLHSSAVVTVQIPHPYKKMYILVLYNNSFFTDIQTLKNLREDIELKNLKPNTDYTYCVASIRNSLRFNHTCLTISTIRRDMPERIANQSSATHYIMTILGCLFGMLLFLGLVVHCLRRKRIMEEKERKMSRIQRTLIELKYGGEGDLEGGSGGSVSQKLAAGDSLSRMPYLPQGGEIDPYKLQEVIETPAHKPAKLNYMEVRGSGIEREREREREREREMSPQANPQGSVAEISTIAKEVDKVNQIINNCIDALKSESTSFQQGIKSPSSAGGGAVSTAEPQLVLLSEQGERGERGGEFLSPVYKGGRGGREERGKSYHHSLQRHHSMEAPPTSKRPSTSSSPGSARSPHSFRSEGGYHSSETRYIERTSPGERGDRGGGGGEAIRTVTPAAAILRAEAQRIRQYNEHRHSYPGXPAAPPGAAAPPPDPARAPPPPGGXRKPSVLDPITLSRQAKQRELAYSQLSPHYPLSPQYHNLSYCSSPEEDEEDEGLLCTPTLGLWERFKLHRKRHRQASMEDEGYVAAGHALRRKVQFAKDEDLHDILDYWKGVSAQQKA, encoded by the exons ATGGCAAGCGTCTCTGGACATCTTTCTCCAGTGGATATTGCAACGACATCCCAAATGGCCCAGAGGACAGGACAGGGACGGCAGAGACATAATGTGACTGGAGGTTCCTCGTCCGTGGTCCTGTCCACCGCCAGCTCCTTCATCCGTTGGCTCGCCCTGCTGTCGGTGATGCGGTTGCCCGTGGTAACAGCTGACTGCTGGCTCATCGAAGGGGAGAAGGGATTCGTGTGGCTGGCTATCTGCAGCATGAACCAGCCTCCGTACGAAGCCATCCCCGCCCACATTAACAG CACTATCGTGGATCTGAGGCTCAACGAGAACAAGATACGCTCGGTCCATTACTCCTCGCTCAGTCGCTTCGGCAACCTCACATATCTGAACCTGACCAAGAACGACATCAGCTACGTGGAAGACGGGGCGTTCTCCGCCCAGTTCAACCTGCAG GTTCTCCAGATGGGCTTTAACAAGTTGAGGAACCTGACAGAGGGGATGCTGCGGGGCCTGGGCAAGCTGCAGTACCTCTACCTGCAAGCCAACCTCATCGAAACCGTGGCCCCCAACACTTTCTGGGAGTGTCCCAACATAGAGAACATAGACCTCTCCATGAACAG GATCCAGGTGCTGGATGGAAACCTGTTCTCCGGACTCTCCAAGCTGACCACCTGCGAGCTTTACACCAACCCGTTCAACTGCTCCTGCGAGCTGCTGGGCTTCCTGCGCTGGCTCTCGGCCTTCCCCAACAGGACCAGCGAACGGATGGCGTGCGACTCCCCGGAGGGCTTCTCGGGCTTCAACCTGCTGAGCCAGAACCCCCGCACGCCCACCCAGCGCACCGCCCTGCACGTGCTCGGCATCGTGTGCACGGACGACGGCAGCAGCACGCCGCCCTTCTTCGGCCCCGGGACGTCcgactgcaccaccgtgccccCGGACCCGGCCTCCCCCTGCGGCCTGGAGGACTGCGCCTCGGGGACCACCCCCGAGGAGGACGTCAGCTGGAGCACCATTTTCTTTGAGACCAAACCGATTATGACGCTGAAGCAGGTGCTGCATTCGAGCGCCGTGGTCACAGTGCAAATCCCGCACCCTTACAAGAAGATGTACATCCTGGTACTTTACAACAACAGCTTCTTCACAGATATCCAGACTCTGAAAAACCTAAGAGAAGACATCGAGCTGAAGAACCTAAAACCCAACACCGACTACACGTACTGTGTGGCTTCTATACGAAACTCCCTGCGCTTCAACCACACCTGCCTGACCATCTCCACCATCCGACGGGACATGCCCGAGAGGATAGCCAATCAGTCGTCCGCCACCCACTACATTATGACCATCCTAGGCTGCCTATTCGGCATGCTGCTGTTCCTCGGCCTCGTCGTCCACTgcttgaggaggaagaggatcatggaggagaaggagaggaaaatgAGCAGGATCCAGAGGACTCTGATTGAGCTCAAGTACGGTGGCGAAGGGGATCTAGAGGGAGGCAGCGGGGGATCGGTTTCCCAGAAGCTGGCCGCTGGGGACAGCCTGTCCAGGATGCCCTACCTGCCCCAGGGCGGCGAGATAGATCCATacaagctgcaggaggtgaTAGAGACGCCGGCACACAAGCCGGCGAAACTTAACTACATGGAGGTCAGAGGCTCCGGAATcgaaagggagagagagcgagagcgagagagggagagggagatgtCACCACAGGCAAATCCCCAGGGCTCCGTGGCGGAGATCTCCACCATCGCCAAGGAAGTtgacaaagttaaccagatcaTCAACAACTGCATAGACGCTCTCAAGTCGGAGTCCACCTCCTTCCAACAGGGGATCAAATCCCCGTCCTCTGCGGGCGGAGGGGCTGTTTCGACGGCGGAGCCCCAGTTGGTGCTCCTCTCCGAGCaaggggagaggggagaaagagggggagagtTCCTCTCCCCGGTGTACAAAGGTGGGAGAGGAGggcgagaggagagggggaaaagCTACCACCACTCCCTGCAGCGgcaccacagcatggaggcgcCTCCCACCTCCAAGAGgcccagcacctcctcctcgcCCGGCTCCGCCCGCAGCCCACACTCTTTCCGCTCGGAGGGAGGCTACCACTCCTCGGAGACCCGCTACATCGAGAGGACCTCACCCGGAGAGCGGGGGGacaggggaggcgggggaggagaggCCATCCGCACCGTCACCCCAGCGGCGGCTATTTTGCGAGCAGAAGCCCAGCGGATTCGCCAGTACAACGAGCACCGCCACTCGTACCCGG tcccagcagcacctccaggagctgcagcaccacCCCCAGATCCTGCAagagctccaccaccacccgGGGG CCGCAAGCCCTCCGTGCTAGACCCCATCACCCTCAGCCGGCAGGCCAAGCAGCGGGAGCTGGCCTACTCCCAGCTGTCGCCGCACTACCCGCTGTCGCCCCAGTACCACAACCTGAGCTACTGCTCCAGccccgaggaggacgaggaggacgaggggctCCTCTGCACCCCCACGCTGGGGCTGTGGGAGCGGTTCAAGCTGCACCGCAAGCGCCACCGGCAGGCGTCCATGGAGGACGAAGGCTACGTGGCAGCGGGGCACGCGCTGAGGCGGAAGGTCCAGTTCGCCAAGGACGAGGACCTTCACGACATACTGGACTACTGGAAGGGTGTGTCGGCGCAGCAGAAGGCCTGA